GCGGAACTGTACCTTTGCCTCGTGCAAGAGCTTCGCCAAGACATCGTTCATGGACATAAACTCGGTAGCGAGCTCGCCCTCTTGCGTGTGCGCCAGGAgaccctcgtcgccgccctcgcctcttatgcctctgcttccttctcggccttcagctgcgcctcgcagcgcagctgcgtcgctgtcgcctcgcgcgcgacttcTTGCCGCCGAGAAcctcgctcttcgtcttctgacGACCCGCCCAGCGCCCTCTCGCCGGTCCGCAGCCGGTCCGGAGACGCCCATCCAACTCacgccctcgtcgcggcctcgctgtctctgtttcTTCAAGCCGAGCTGCCCTAGCTGAGGATGCTGACACGCGTGGCGCAGCGTCAGCAAGAGGGCATCCAGCTGCACGGTCACAGGGGTGCCTCGCTTTCCCGGGAgatcctctcctcgctcggcgccttgCGTCGGTCccacgccgcctcgcccgtctccactgcatgcgtcgtcgtcgagcaTCTTCACTTCCTCAGCGGATCCTGGAGACGATCCGCCCGATGACGCAAGAGCGGACAGCAGACACGACGACTTCTGGCGCACAGcttgctgctggcgctggtAGAAGAAACGCTCAACTGGACCGAAATGGACGATGACGTCATGGTAAATCGGCGCAGGGACGCCCAGCTCCACCATCACGTCTGAACACGCAGCGACACGCAAGCAGCAGCAGTGAAGTCAGTTTTTCTAAAACGAATATGCGCCGGTGGACATGCCAAGGCCTCGGCTCCCCTGATCCATGTTTACAAACATAATACACCCATAAACTAGGCGAGGTGGATGGATGCACGCACCCGCACGCGACTCATGAAATAAATACACACAGATGCATCCGGCATCCAGATCACCGTCTACAAAAGTGATAAAGAGCGCGGCGTAAGGGAACCGTGACGACGGGAGTCGGTGCTGCAGCTACGCGTGGAGAAAGCTAATGTTCTCTGCGGAGCTCTCTCACCtgccaggcgacgcgcgcgcctgtaTTGTAGTCGCGAGTTTCTATTAAGCCTCAGCTGTACAGGCCTCACGTATGCAACTCTGCTACGCACAGATCGACGTGCTTATACAGCGACGCGCAAGCGGGTGAATAACGCCGCCGGGCTGGAAGTCCGGGACCTGCACGAACTTTCTCGGATCTCTAGCTTGTCTTTTCAAGTTACCTTTCATATTCGTCCGCCAAAACAGAGGGAACAGCAAGTCGATGAGACTGTAgaggagcgaagacgagcgcCCCCAGGCGCGCTCCGGGGGCAACCACGCGGGCGCTGACCGCCGCGACCAGCTCAaggcctgtctcctcgccagcgcgcgagaggaagacgcgagagccgccgccgaagcagcGCTGACAGAAGGACGCGGGGGGGAGACGGACAGGGCCCGAGCCGCGCACGGATTCATGATGAGGGAGGACGGCAGACCGACGGCGAGGGGCTGGAAGACTTGTCTGCAGACGCAAGAGGAAGCGGATCAACGTAAAACTTGTTCAGCGTTCGCTGCGTTCTCTGCCTGCTTCTTTCGACAGCGTCGCTTCATCTCGCtccctgcagcagcaccagGGAGGCGCTGTGTCAATGCACGTGCGCAGCCATGTTTCATCTCCTGTTGCTCGCGTATGGCAAGGAGATGTGGAGTTTTTTGCAAACACCTCGTTCCCCCCTGCTGCATACTGGCTGCCGGAATCTCCGTCTGTCAAGCTCCCACCCGCTCTCTACTCTCCGGATGTCTTTTTTTATTGCGCGCCGGTTCGCTTCCTCACTGCAGCACGCCTTGGTCGCGAATCCAATGCACGGGGGCCTCCAACTGCAGAGTGCTCAAGAGGCCCGCGAGCTCCTTCGGCAAATGCGAgttccgcgccgcgcttttctcgccagcgcctcccgGCTTTCGCCGAGaagccgaggaggccgccttctccgcaaGGAAATTCTGACAAAATCCTCCACTGCTGCACGCGCTCGTGGCGTGAAGCAGAGGCGTTCCCGACACGCACCAGCGAAAAGTCGCGctgagcgcgcgcgccatcTGGGCAGCGACTGTGTagcctgcagagagaagcagagaaaacacGCGGAACGTCGCGAGGACTGGAGACAACAGGCACTCAGCAGAGTGAATACATATGCAATCGCTCACAACGGAGTCTCCTGCGCGGGATGGATTGCGGAGAACAGGACAGAAATGAAGTCAcaccgcgacgcgcaggcggactCGCCAGCCGGCAGCTGCTCAGCGCGAGGCCACCAGATTCCTCTTTGCCCCTCGAGAGGAGTTTCCTCTCTGGGCTGCAGGACGTGAAGGGTGAGCCGTCAAGACtgtgccgcaggcgagcgcctgATCCAGCACACGCatggagacgcagagcctccctctctccgctcctTACCGCCGACCATCTGAGCCTCGTCGATGAGCAGCCTCCACCAGTGGACTCgcaggaggggggaggcgaggacgcggtaacgctttttccgccgcaggccgagCCCCGCATGCAAAGGCGGCGCCttggcgtgcggcggcgccctgcgcgcgcggccgtccgcttcagcctccgcgggctcgagaccagccgcaggagacgccacggagggcgagggacCGCGAGGCGTCGGCAGAGACAGTGAAGCGTCGGGCGCGCCCGACGACGCGACGCCTCCATACTGGCGGCTGCGACAATGGAGAGGCGAGAACCAGAGCTCCTCTCTCAGCGTGTCGTAGGACACCAAAAGAATGTCGACGCCGTCcatctgctgcggccgcacgAGGaccgtctcctctgtctcctccgcgaaaAGCAAGGGACAGTCGCGACTCGGCGCCCCAGAGGACGCGCACACAGGCGCCGGAAGACACGCATCGAGGGAAGTCGAGCAAAGCTGGGAAGCGGGCACTCCAACAGAGGAAGgcaacgaggaggaagaagaaggcgaagacgaaaacgAAGCAGGCACCGACGACTCacgacgcgccggagagacaggggcagagagggaagaaggcagcagagacgacagACGCTCGAGAGGCCTCGAatccagcagctgcgaggcaAAGCGTCTCCGAGCCACATCTACGAGCTgaaggaaaagaaaagaagacacCGAAGCGGAAAGAGGTGGCGCGCCCACAGAGCTTCAGCGAGACGAAGACTCACGCTTGCCTACCCGATAGCCCGTGTCGTCTCTGCATTGATGCCCCGCGCTCTCCCTGAGTCTGGCGCCCCATCTCTCCTTTAAGTGCATACGTGgctcgtcgctggcggctccaCGCAAATAAATAGGATGCGCGGCTTGAGCCCGACGCACCAAAAAAGTACGCTCGACCCGAGTATACGAATCCTcacttcctccctctctctgtgctGCTCCACACTATCAGAGACCTCCCGCACGCTCAACATAAACTCAAACAGGCCTCGAAATCGAAATCTCTGTCCGGCAGCACGCGATGCCGGTAGGGGGTCACCGTGAAGCTGAGGCTTCGCACACGCGACGCTGCGTGTGTGCTTCGAAGGAAAGTGACATCGACGCTGTTGAGACGCACATAAATGCATTCTGAGACGACACATCGAGCCTCTGCAGAGTTACCTGCTTTTTCAGCGCCTCTCTGACGTTCTTGACACCCATGTAGATCGCCGTTCGCCGCACAGCCCCCCGTCTGGTATGCTTGCGAATTTCTTCTCTCCACTGCTGCAGAATCGCGGCGGGGCAAAGCACGATCGTCCCCTTTACTTCCCGCAAAGTgtccgctgcggaggcgccgcgcgcagcaggcaacgctggcggcaggccgcggccgaaGCTGGCTTcgggcgagaggagaggctcGGATTCGCAGTACAAACAGGTGAAGTCCTCAGAGAGAAGCCGCTTTTCGCGGGTGATGCCCATGCAGAAGAGATGGAAAAACCGCCCGCAAACCGTGCACTGCGTCGCAGGAAGCAGGAGCTCGCGCacttcctctctccgcctcgtcttcctcgccgacgTCCTGAAGCTGTCTTCAGGCCGTAGCGTGCCCCCAGGCTCTTCTGCAGCCCCTTCTGCCGCACGCTTCTCCTGGACTGCGCCCGCATGATTCGCACGTCTTTCCGCGCCCCCGCCCTGCGAAAAacccttctcctcctctccctgaCCTTCGTTCTCCTGTTccagcgcctctggcgcctgcggcctctccgggtctgcagctcgcctcgaccgcttcctcctctgcgcgtcgccggcatcctctgctgtcgccgcgccgctgtgcAGCGCCCTCGCTCGCTTCCCGGCGCCTGCCCGCGtgctcctctccctccgcgccgcctccagcgagACCAGCACAGGGCGGATTTCCCTCTCCCCTCGGGtcgcgcactcgcgcgcaTTCTCACCTCCGTCATCCACGTTGCCCCGCGTGGAGacgcctgcctgcgccttGGGAGCGcccacgcgggcgcggatgCGGAGACCCTCGAAACCGCACGGACAGTCAAacaccgccgcggcgggaagCTCGTCTTCAGAGGCGAAAATGGAGGCAGAAACCGTCGAGGAAccagcggaagacgacgccaaGGGGGCGGATGCAGGAAGGGCCCAGTCAGCGGAGGACgcaaggcgaggagagggagacgaagaaggatGAGGATGGAGAAGCATCAGCGCAATCGCTTCCACTGTCTTGCCTAAGCCCATCTGGTCGCAGAGCATGCCACCGGGCGCATCAAAGTGCAAAATCTCCTCGCCTTTGGCgtcggctcctcctcctgtaGCTACGTCGTggctgccctcgccctccgggCGCTTGCGGTCctgcccttcttcttcggttTCGGCGGGCGTTTCCTTCGCGTCCGTCTGGCGCGAACTGCGCCTCTCAAGAGCGTCCAGAAACTTGTACCTGCCCGAAATCGAGTCGAATGCGAGAACACGACCCGAAGGCAGGGGCACGTAGACCCACACGAGGTTCACAGTCTGGGCAGGCAGGACGAGATGCGCGCAACTCCACTCGCGAAGCTTCTGCAGTTCTGCGAAGAACGTCGCCGCCCAGCCCGGCACCGCCGCCACACTTGCCCCTGCTCCCGCAACCGGAGACACACCTGACGTGAGAGCCGGAGCCGAAGAGCaggacggagacgcgggGAGTGACCGCGTGCCATCGGGGGCACTGAAGGCacaagaagcgccgcgcgcatctCCCCAGCGAGCCGAGGgagcagaagccgcgcaTCGCCGCCACTCGCGGGTGAGGGCGAAAAAGACCGCCCGCTGCTGGTAGGGCCGCAGACTGCACTTTAGCCcgggggagacagagacaggggCAGCTCGCCGAAGGGATTAGCCAGCGACGAGCAGACACTTGGAGACaccagagaggaagaggcgccaGAAGACGAGCACGCAcccgccgaagacgccggcgtcgcagagggcgagtTCGAGCGTGGAACGGAGAGTGGATAAGGCGGTTGCCTTGTTTGCTTCGCAAAAAGCCTCCAAGCGCGGCCGAGGCAGTCGTAGAGGAACTGCGGCTCGATGAAGAGAATATTttcgtcggcgccctcggagcgacccgcagacgcgaccgcggcggcgaagtctcctccctcccgccgcgcgagcgattcttcgctctctttttccgcgcAGTCGCCCGCAGGACAGGAAGCGAGCTCAGCGACGCGTGCGGCCTCTTCTCCAGCAAACGCTCGCCACGGCACAGCGGACACAGGAGACTGCGACGGGGAATAGTTTTtctgaggccgcgcagagacgcccgcggaaTACAGACTTAGGGAATCGAACCTGCGAGAGAACGCAAAACAGAGGGCAAACACAAAGAATGGATGCGCTAGGAAACCCGAAACGCGCAGTGGAGGCTGCAGCCGGAAACAAAGCAAGGCATGACAGCCGTGAGCGGATCCCGACGCACAGAAGCACGAGATACAATAACCAGTCGCTGCATACACCAATCTGGCACGGCGGACAGATAATGCAGAAAAGCGAGACTTTGCAGGAGAGTCTACATGCGACCGACATATCCACCCTCGCGGCCATGTCGTCTTTCGCTCCGAGTGAGCCACTTCGTGTCTCTTCTTGGCGAACGAaccagctgaagaagagccgcagcgagtCTCCCGCGAGCACAGCCTCCGGttggcgcgccggcgaggggaggacgacgcagatTTCGATTTCGCACAGAGTTTCATCTTCTCTGTGGTCGTCCTGAGAGTCCCcttcccttcctcctctctcctcttcgccttcgccccccttttccctctctcgctctgctgcctcgctttcttgcgcgtcgcgtcgccggtcactggcggcggagggagaaggagagcgaacatcctgcgacagcgccgcgaaggaagCCGAACCAGACGACACGCGCGAAAACCGGGGAGAAGCGGCGACTGACAgaacgcgcgcagagagaagaagagaaggcgagacgcagagactcgGAGGTTgaacgaggcggaagaagacgggaAGGAgagccgccggcagcggcggcgagagttGCGAAAAGTCGACGCAGGAGTGGTATCCAAGGcacgcgggagaggagaaaggtgccgaaggcgaggctgcggagcccCCCGCCTCACTCGAACCCCGGATCGCGGGCAGACCGGGCTTGGCAGCGTACAAAgcaacgcatgcgcagcctTCCTGAGCCTCAGCGCCTTGGACGCGGCTGAGCAAGACGCCTAAGGGCTCCTGCATGCAGGCCTCTGTCACCGCCCCGTTCGCTTCGCGAAGCTGCTTTCCCGCGGCTTTTCCATCATCTTCGTCACTTCTTCTTGTGGGTACGGCGGTGCTCGGagcttcgctgctgctgctgcatgcttcctcgccttcgcgtccgccgtcgtcgccgcggccttcctgcgcgcgctcgggctcgctccgcggcgcgccccccTCTTTCTCCGCATCGCGCAGACGCTCCAAACGAAGCGCGACCCCGGAGATTCGCCACGAAAAAAGAAGCTctccgcgagctgcgtgTGGAGCTTCACcatcctcctcttcggcctcgcgcgcgggcgacgcgcaccgagacgccgccgacgagacCGACAaagggctcgcggcggaaggcgcagccAGCGCCTCTGGAGAAGACAAGGGCagacgagaggaggaggaagagggcgcagaagcagaaggcgaggaggtaGGAGATGAATGCAACGCCGACgtggcgaggacgccgcgggccCCTGCGGCTTCACGGGCGGCCTCCACACATCTGTgggagagccgcgcggtcgcgaggAGGGCGTCGGGGGACGACAGCCGCCCTTCCGCATCGTTTCGTTCATCTTCACAGCGTCTGCGTTCGTTCTTAGGCCCCAGAGAGCGTCTCCCGTTTCCGCGCCTCTTGCCTTCGCTCTTCGCTgccagcgcgtcgctgccgccgaagcTGGTGTCTTGACTCTCCTCGCCCGGGGACTCATCGCTCCCCGCCGGCGCATCTTCTGGCTCTTCGTCTAGCCCCCCCCGGCCGTCCGCgcacctctctctctcttcgccctctctcgattcttcattttcttcgcctccc
Above is a window of Besnoitia besnoiti strain Bb-Ger1 chromosome Unknown contig00007, whole genome shotgun sequence DNA encoding:
- a CDS encoding uncharacterized protein (encoded by transcript BESB_072040), which produces MPRTKTAAQSFSSLPSGSLASSVPSVSALPASTSLSAWVPPLAARTEAAWRGAALGRRGLEEAPTEQRRDRGGEENEESREGEERERCADGRGGLDEEPEDAPAGSDESPGEESQDTSFGGSDALAAKSEGKRRGNGRRSLGPKNERRRCEDERNDAEGRLSSPDALLATARLSHRCVEAAREAAGARGVLATSALHSSPTSSPSASAPSSSSSRLPLSSPEALAAPSAASPLSVSSAASRCASPAREAEEEDGEAPHAARGELLFSWRISGVALRLERLRDAEKEGGAPRSEPERAQEGRGDDGGREGEEACSSSSEAPSTAVPTRRSDEDDGKAAGKQLREANGAVTEACMQEPLGVLLSRVQGAEAQEGCACVALYAAKPGLPAIRGSSEAGGSAASPSAPFSSPACLGYHSCVDFSQLSPPLPAALLPVFFRLVQPPSLCVSPSLLLSARVLSVAASPRFSRVSSGSASFAALSQDVRSPSPSAASDRRRDAQESEAAEREREKGGEGEEERGGREGDSQDDHREDETLCEIEICVVLPSPARQPEAVLAGDSLRLFFSWFDSLSLYSAGVSARPQKNYSPSQSPVSAVPWRAFAGEEAARVAELASCPAGDCAEKESEESLARREGGDFAAAVASAGRSEGADENILFIEPQFLYDCLGRAWRLFAKQTRQPPYPLSVPRSNSPSATPASSAGVSPVAGAGASVAAVPGWAATFFAELQKLREWSCAHLVLPAQTVNLVWVYVPLPSGRVLAFDSISGRYKFLDALERRSSRQTDAKETPAETEEEGQDRKRPEGEGSHDVATGGGADAKGEEILHFDAPGGMLCDQMGLGKTVEAIALMLLHPHPSSSPSPRLASSADWALPASAPLASSSAGSSTVSASIFASEDELPAAAVFDCPCGFEGLRIRARVGAPKAQAGVSTRGNVDDGGENARECATRGEREIRPVLVSLEAARRERSTRAGAGKRARALHSGAATAEDAGDAQRRKRSRRAADPERPQAPEALEQENEGQGEEEKGFSQGGGAERRANHAGAVQEKRAAEGAAEEPGGTLRPEDSFRTSARKTRRREEVRELLLPATQCTVCGRFFHLFCMGITREKRLLSEDFTCLYCESEPLLSPEASFGRGLPPALPAARGASAADTLREVKGTIVLCPAAILQQWREEIRKHTRRGAVRRTAIYMGVKNVREALKKQLVDVARRRFASQLLDSRPLERLSSLLPSSLSAPVSPARRESSVPASFSSSPSSSSSLPSSVGVPASQLCSTSLDACLPAPVCASSGAPSRDCPLLFAEETEETVLVRPQQMDGVDILLVSYDTLREELWFSPLHCRSRQYGGVASSGAPDASLSLPTPRGPSPSVASPAAGLEPAEAEADGRARRAPPHAKAPPLHAGLGLRRKKRYRVLASPLLRVHWWRLLIDEAQMVGGYTVAAQMARALSATFRWCVSGTPLLHATSACSSGGFCQNFLAEKAASSASRRKPGGAGEKSAARNSHLPKELAGLLSTLQLEAPVHWIRDQGVLQQVFQPLAVGLPSSLIMNPCAARALSVSPPRPSVSAASAAALASSSRALARRQALSWSRRSAPAWLPPERAWGRSSSLLYSLIDLLFPLFWRTNMKDVMVELGVPAPIYHDVIVHFGPVERFFYQRQQQAVRQKSSCLLSALASSGGSSPGSAEEVKMLDDDACSGDGRGGVGPTQGAERGEDLPGKRGTPVTVQLDALLLTLRHACQHPQLGQLGLKKQRQRGRDEGVSWMGVSGPAADRREGAGRVVRRRRARFSAARSRARGDSDAAALRGAAEGREGSRGIRGEGGDEGLLAHTQEGELATEFMSMNDVLAKLLHEAKLQAEEHLRRHCAATNGLAGLALIRDRPQEALHHYRHVLTLARMASVAEGAPTAKSPGLSTSSACSSAPTAAPCLSAAPCPSAAELASRPSSLSSRQSSPSDSPSSCSLGSRESASLACFRRLFPDLAAEEEQGFGVWGVEKLSSQLAGYYHVDSLQQIHAAFNLSDVLERHLRLIRPCLERSTQDASRASSPLAASAASSSHGRPEAGSRSQASLPQVSWSPQPGARCLSPARSPPDSPSPTLPEAVHSRRGSAAAEACLSPAGGAEDGNACLSASERLAEERVRYVSAVEEELSRSRALYETLSSRYTRKFTGDLDRARDTFFKRKRAVGGHQQRRLCLMSGRDADDAAEAKRLGSEAEGDAATDLCYGPNRQRSSGAGGATAGDGEATRGEPDARSAGRGAENPPGRRTDRQGNPETRWKENAAAQWYAVCMSLGDELGNEIVNRVSDALTDFRGGGFGRSAGALRFPPFCTCTGLVAALQFQLHQLYDAREDLIKAVTAVDHGGQPSDELLAAFSTCTNCNELSRSQFLSPGVRRASGPGGGVTGALEAQRVRGDACERAAACLAGEPKTRGKKDGGRGKEAEKGRCRHCQLIPKIDSLQFFLYSRVEKDVGGIGDEKGLDEGGYHHFGESELLKVVRVLRAVLRRALSERDRGYQYLLRAADEHVKELEAIKKESVAADAYFFASRQVLSALDELHISISRFRLKSREEELAEVAYRRLTQAAARSKRPAAAPSPFAAPGSVGDPFAVSSGEVEPMRHSLLVELGLTAGDLEKAHRQHRFLSHLRDEEEEKLRLPRAEERPQAQSAREDSPRHRDARAEGLLEAAPHVELVGRVAKETAAAEASGDAEDTGGRDGGERRAGEPEPRRRTKSETGGSRRRRRGKQTLKSPKRDVRHKTEGAKGLSNQQKQMPREAARISPKSNGSSSRAARPQRSSSDEGPAEQKHAGGKPASIEEAQDEKAEREEKGASERASAALCPVCLVELEERTFRAVLPCAHQICVECSRALKPERLGQGKAAGVPPSSSPLLNRSLLSGGLSRSSSFSFSASSTASNIKLRRCPVCRRPFSLSQVAFISCRPSFLASSADSSSPYAGSESTPTKGRRERPVSPESSSFSPSRAPLTPLTPPLQSGGAALDEGRGRNGDVQRVPDGDLSRGREGETGGREALRSRQGEICTGKPSQRAEEREVGWLSEATHKTRHEQPTSELAATRGGEREEEEGKAKRDREAEDGLTRSRAPPSSLSARLRGRYSAKLAAIIEKVLEILHESPSPSTPAGPPASAPSRSLSPERFPGSSASARPSSLSPEPSACAASAPSKILIFSEWPAALDLLQEALRRTGVATLKYLGGHSKPQLAKLRCFRHDPDARVLLCSLLRAGRGLTLTEANHVIFLEVPLNLAEEEQAVGRVYRMAQKRQTHVWRFIVKDSVEERIVQMRHNPRDSISARLAASACEREEGDAENDDREDGRDEEGAGEGAYDGDSASNVLLRLGRRLTAGDVALLLGVSSDASSQASQSSCSASSASSAASSVASPPACASSWSSALASRAEPHAGASAASSLLTRQGKESSAPAELFSADDLQRSEGAVGSHVPFRACAASLTPSQAAVQAAMRRATLFEASQPRREEQ